A genomic region of Cotesia glomerata isolate CgM1 linkage group LG9, MPM_Cglom_v2.3, whole genome shotgun sequence contains the following coding sequences:
- the LOC123271655 gene encoding glyoxalase domain-containing protein 4, producing the protein MAARALHYVFKIPDRKLTVKFYREILGMKVLRHEEFSEGCDAACNGPYDSRWSKTMIGYGPEDSHFVIELTYNYGINNYELGNDFQGITIKSKEIIDRARKYNWPVEEENGVSVLKAPGGYKYYIINEPQVANQDPVVKVTLSSSNLQRTVSYWKDILNMKVYEQNDNNVTFGYDDNQAKLEFKNIGTKVDHGKAYGRIAFSVPYDSQPGIQKKIRENGHKILTDLITLDTPGKASVRVIILADPDEHEICFVDDEGFRKLSVPDYPSEAILDRFIAKDST; encoded by the exons ATGGCAGCTCGGGCGTTACATTATGTTTTCAAAATACCAGACCGAAAATTAACTGTTAAATTTTACCGAGAAATTCTTGGTATGAag gtaCTGAGACATGAGGAATTTTCAGAAGGCTGTGATGCTGCTTGCAATGG acCTTACGACAGTCGTTGGAGTAAAACCATGATCGGTTATGGCCCAGAAGATTCTCATTTTGTCATCGAGTTAACTTATAACTAcggaataaataattatgagctaGGAAATGACTTCCAGGGAATTACTATCAAGTCAAAGGAAATAATTGACCGAGCTAGGAAATATAATTGGCCTGTTGAAGAAGAAAATGGAGTTTCTGTTCTTAAAGCTCCCGGtggttataaatattatattattaatgaacCCCAAGTTGCTAATCAAg ATCCTGTTGTGAAAGTTACATTGTCTAGTTCAAACCTACAACGAACTGTTTCTTACTGgaaagatattttaaatatgaaagTTTATGAACAAAATGACAATAATGTTACTTTTGGCTATGATGACAATCAAGCAAAATTGGAATTCAAGAATATtg gaACTAAAGTAGATCATGGAAAAGCATATGGTAGGATTGCATTTTCAGTTCCTTATGACAGTCAGCCtggaatacaaaaaaaaattcgtgaaAACGGCCATAAAATTTTGACAGATTTAATCACTCTAGACACTCCTGGAAAAGCTTCCGTGCGAGTTATTATTCTTGCTGACCCC gATGAACACGAAATTTGTTTTGTTGATGACGAAGGGTTCAGGAAACTTTCGGTTCCTGACTATCCAAGCGAAGCTATTTTGGACAGATTTATCGCTAAAGATtcaacataa
- the LOC123271654 gene encoding splicing factor 3A subunit 2-like isoform X1 → MEFKIWSCFSMILLISSCIDAGKVKNSGKVHSRPSSGGYHPSHSAPAPATGWNVPPAHTATHHNPSQSYNPSSGYHPPPNTGYHPPPNTGYHPPPNTGYHSPPNTGYHPPSNTGYNHPPAQAPPQTIIVESEKRGLGTLVKEAAVGAVVGVGVNAVVNRVLPGGIYGNNHPGYAAAPAPAAAPAAPGVTHTEIINNYYGNGTGPAPGDPGQAPPNSGVPQQVPGQYPQQVPGQYPAQPPSGNYYGQPQNSVTYRTNSAETMSISKCSLIIVTICMFVFVKVF, encoded by the exons ATGGAGTTTAAAATATGGAGCtgtttttcaatgattttacttatttcatcat gtATTGACGCTGGGAAAGTTAAAAACTCAGGAAAAGTCCACAGCCGACCTAGTTCTGGAGGTTACCATCCATCTCATTCAGCCCCAGCTCCAG CAACAGGATGGAACGTTCCGCCAGCTCATACAGCAACTCACCACAACCCTAGTCAAAGTTACAACCCAAGTAGTGGATACCATCCACCACCCAACACTGGGTACCATCCACCACCCAACACTGGGTACCATCCACCACCTAACACTGGTTACCATTCTCCTCCTAACACTGGGTACCATCCTCCTTCTAACACCGGGTACAACCACCCACCTGCCCAAGCTCCTCCTCAGACAATCATCGTAGAGTCCGAGAAACGAGGACTCGGAACTCTCGTCAAGGAAGCCGCTGTTGGAGCTGTAGTTGGAGTCGGAGTCAATGCCGTCGTTAACCGCGTCCTTCCTGGAGGAATTTACGGCAACAATCATCCAGGATACGCCGCTGCGCCAGCACCAGCAGCAGCCCCTGCTGCTCCTGGTGTCACGCACactgaaataattaacaattactaCGGAAATGGAACTGGTCCAGCTCCAGGAGATCCTGGCCAGGCTCCACCTAACTCAGGAGTTCCTCAGCAAGTTCCTGGTCAGTATCCTCAGCAGGTTCCTGGCCAGTATCCTGCTCAACCACCTAGTGGTAATTATTATGGTCAGCCACAGAACTCAGTCACTTACCGAACTAACAGTGCTGAAACAATGTCTATAAGCAAGTGCAGccttattattgttactatttGCATGTTTGTCTTTGTTaaggttttttaa
- the LOC123271654 gene encoding splicing factor 3A subunit 2-like isoform X3 yields the protein MEFKIWSCFSMILLISSCIDAGKVKNSGKVHSRPSSGGYHPSHSAPAPATGWNVPPAHTATHHNPSQSYNPSSGYHPPPNTGYHPPPNTGYHPPSNTGYNHPPAQAPPQTIIVESEKRGLGTLVKEAAVGAVVGVGVNAVVNRVLPGGIYGNNHPGYAAAPAPAAAPAAPGVTHTEIINNYYGNGTGPAPGDPGQAPPNSGVPQQVPGQYPQQVPGQYPAQPPSGNYYGQPQNSVTYRTNSAETMSISKCSLIIVTICMFVFVKVF from the exons ATGGAGTTTAAAATATGGAGCtgtttttcaatgattttacttatttcatcat gtATTGACGCTGGGAAAGTTAAAAACTCAGGAAAAGTCCACAGCCGACCTAGTTCTGGAGGTTACCATCCATCTCATTCAGCCCCAGCTCCAG CAACAGGATGGAACGTTCCGCCAGCTCATACAGCAACTCACCACAACCCTAGTCAAAGTTACAACCCAAGTAGTGGATACCATCCACCACCCAACACTGGGTACCATCCACCA CCTAACACTGGGTACCATCCTCCTTCTAACACCGGGTACAACCACCCACCTGCCCAAGCTCCTCCTCAGACAATCATCGTAGAGTCCGAGAAACGAGGACTCGGAACTCTCGTCAAGGAAGCCGCTGTTGGAGCTGTAGTTGGAGTCGGAGTCAATGCCGTCGTTAACCGCGTCCTTCCTGGAGGAATTTACGGCAACAATCATCCAGGATACGCCGCTGCGCCAGCACCAGCAGCAGCCCCTGCTGCTCCTGGTGTCACGCACactgaaataattaacaattactaCGGAAATGGAACTGGTCCAGCTCCAGGAGATCCTGGCCAGGCTCCACCTAACTCAGGAGTTCCTCAGCAAGTTCCTGGTCAGTATCCTCAGCAGGTTCCTGGCCAGTATCCTGCTCAACCACCTAGTGGTAATTATTATGGTCAGCCACAGAACTCAGTCACTTACCGAACTAACAGTGCTGAAACAATGTCTATAAGCAAGTGCAGccttattattgttactatttGCATGTTTGTCTTTGTTaaggttttttaa
- the LOC123271654 gene encoding splicing factor 3A subunit 2-like isoform X2: MEFKIWSCFSMILLISSCIDAGKVKNSGKVHSRPSSGGYHPSHSAPAPGWNVPPAHTATHHNPSQSYNPSSGYHPPPNTGYHPPPNTGYHPPPNTGYHSPPNTGYHPPSNTGYNHPPAQAPPQTIIVESEKRGLGTLVKEAAVGAVVGVGVNAVVNRVLPGGIYGNNHPGYAAAPAPAAAPAAPGVTHTEIINNYYGNGTGPAPGDPGQAPPNSGVPQQVPGQYPQQVPGQYPAQPPSGNYYGQPQNSVTYRTNSAETMSISKCSLIIVTICMFVFVKVF, from the exons ATGGAGTTTAAAATATGGAGCtgtttttcaatgattttacttatttcatcat gtATTGACGCTGGGAAAGTTAAAAACTCAGGAAAAGTCCACAGCCGACCTAGTTCTGGAGGTTACCATCCATCTCATTCAGCCCCAGCTCCAG GATGGAACGTTCCGCCAGCTCATACAGCAACTCACCACAACCCTAGTCAAAGTTACAACCCAAGTAGTGGATACCATCCACCACCCAACACTGGGTACCATCCACCACCCAACACTGGGTACCATCCACCACCTAACACTGGTTACCATTCTCCTCCTAACACTGGGTACCATCCTCCTTCTAACACCGGGTACAACCACCCACCTGCCCAAGCTCCTCCTCAGACAATCATCGTAGAGTCCGAGAAACGAGGACTCGGAACTCTCGTCAAGGAAGCCGCTGTTGGAGCTGTAGTTGGAGTCGGAGTCAATGCCGTCGTTAACCGCGTCCTTCCTGGAGGAATTTACGGCAACAATCATCCAGGATACGCCGCTGCGCCAGCACCAGCAGCAGCCCCTGCTGCTCCTGGTGTCACGCACactgaaataattaacaattactaCGGAAATGGAACTGGTCCAGCTCCAGGAGATCCTGGCCAGGCTCCACCTAACTCAGGAGTTCCTCAGCAAGTTCCTGGTCAGTATCCTCAGCAGGTTCCTGGCCAGTATCCTGCTCAACCACCTAGTGGTAATTATTATGGTCAGCCACAGAACTCAGTCACTTACCGAACTAACAGTGCTGAAACAATGTCTATAAGCAAGTGCAGccttattattgttactatttGCATGTTTGTCTTTGTTaaggttttttaa
- the LOC123271656 gene encoding ATP synthase-coupling factor 6, mitochondrial gives MLTPKAITVSTIVRRNIGMMAPCMNKVSDPIQQLFLDKIREYKSKSSGGKLVDPTPEIQKELKSDLERLATQYGGGPGVDMTQFPKFKFEDPNVEYNITQKN, from the exons ATGTTGACCCCAAAAGCAATCACAGTTTCGACAATTGTCCGAAGAAACATTGGAATGATGGCACCGTGCATGAACAAAGTTTCTGACCCAATCCAGCAATTATTCTTGGACAAAATCCGTGAATACAAATCAAAAAGCTC AGGTGGAAAATTAGTCGACCCAACTCCAGAAATCCAGAAAGAATTAAAAAGCGATTTGGAGCGACTCGCAACTCAATACGGAGGTGGTCCAGGAGTTGATATGACTCAATTCCCTAAATTTAAATTCGAAG aTCCCAACGTCGAGTACAACATCAcccaaaaaaactaa